Proteins from a genomic interval of Erwinia sp. SLM-02:
- the astD gene encoding succinylglutamate-semialdehyde dehydrogenase: protein MTHCINGQWLTGGGENIAKLDPVKGELLWQGKSATPAQVSGACEAARAAFSTWARRPFAERQAIVEKFAQQLEKSKAELSETISRETGKPRWETVTEVQAMINKVAISLRAYHARTSEHAEGESSLRHRPHGVMAVFGPYNFPGHLPNGHIVPALLAGNTVVFKPSELTPLTAELTLKLWINAGLPGGVINLVQGGRDTGQALVQDTQIDGVLFTGSAATGYQLHRQLAGKPEKMLALEMGGNNPLIVEDPDDIDAAVHIAVQSAFISAGQRCTCARRLLVKSGAAGDAFLARLVEVASRILTGGWNDEPQPFMGSVISLQAAERIFAEWQARVDAGGRVLLPMQWPQRDSAILTPGIIDVTGLQNLPDEEVFGPLLAVIRYDDFDTAIRLANQTRYGLACGLISPQREKFEHLLIEARAGIVNWNKPLTGAASTAPFGGIGASGNHRASAWYAADYCAWPMATLESADLSLPATLSPGLDFSAEGETR, encoded by the coding sequence ATGACGCACTGTATTAATGGTCAGTGGCTGACCGGCGGCGGTGAGAACATCGCCAAACTGGACCCGGTAAAGGGTGAACTGCTGTGGCAGGGGAAATCCGCCACTCCCGCGCAGGTCTCAGGCGCCTGCGAGGCGGCCCGGGCTGCATTTTCCACCTGGGCACGTCGTCCGTTTGCCGAGCGCCAGGCGATTGTTGAGAAATTTGCCCAGCAGCTGGAAAAAAGTAAGGCCGAGCTGAGCGAGACGATCTCCCGCGAAACCGGCAAGCCGCGCTGGGAAACCGTGACCGAAGTGCAGGCCATGATCAATAAAGTGGCGATTTCGCTGCGGGCTTATCATGCCCGCACCAGCGAGCACGCGGAAGGCGAAAGCTCCCTGCGCCATCGTCCGCATGGCGTGATGGCGGTCTTCGGTCCGTATAACTTCCCCGGGCATTTGCCTAACGGGCACATCGTTCCCGCGCTGCTGGCCGGGAATACCGTAGTCTTTAAGCCGAGCGAGCTGACGCCGCTGACCGCTGAGCTGACCCTCAAACTGTGGATCAACGCCGGACTGCCCGGTGGGGTGATTAACCTTGTGCAGGGCGGCCGCGATACCGGCCAGGCGCTGGTGCAGGATACCCAAATCGACGGCGTGCTGTTCACCGGCAGTGCGGCAACAGGCTATCAGCTGCATCGTCAGCTGGCGGGTAAACCGGAAAAAATGCTGGCGCTGGAAATGGGCGGCAATAACCCGCTGATCGTCGAAGATCCTGACGATATAGACGCTGCCGTTCACATCGCCGTGCAGTCTGCATTTATCAGTGCCGGGCAGCGCTGTACCTGCGCCCGTCGGCTGCTGGTGAAAAGCGGGGCCGCCGGGGATGCTTTCCTGGCGCGTCTGGTGGAGGTGGCTTCGCGCATTCTCACCGGTGGCTGGAATGATGAGCCGCAGCCGTTTATGGGCAGCGTGATCTCGCTGCAGGCAGCGGAGCGGATTTTTGCCGAGTGGCAGGCGCGGGTGGATGCCGGTGGCCGGGTGCTGCTGCCGATGCAGTGGCCGCAGCGCGACAGCGCGATCCTGACCCCGGGGATTATTGATGTGACCGGGCTGCAAAATCTGCCGGATGAAGAGGTCTTTGGCCCGCTGCTGGCGGTGATCCGCTACGACGATTTTGACACGGCAATTCGCCTCGCCAACCAGACCCGCTATGGCCTGGCCTGCGGGCTGATTTCGCCGCAGCGTGAGAAGTTCGAGCACCTGCTGATTGAGGCGCGCGCCGGGATTGTGAACTGGAATAAACCGCTGACCGGTGCCGCCAGTACCGCGCCGTTTGGCGGCATTGGAGCCTCAGGGAACCATCGCGCCAGTGCCTGGTACGCGGCGGATTACTGCGCATGGCCGATGGCAACGCTGGAGTCGGCCGACCTCAGCCTGCCCGCCACGTTATCACCAGGGCTGGATTTTAGTGCTGAAGGAGAGACGCGATGA
- the astB gene encoding N-succinylarginine dihydrolase yields the protein MSAREVNFDGLPGLTHHYAGLSFGNEASTRNQHQQSNPKLAAKQGLVKMKTLADLGFAQGVIPPHERPNVEALRQIGFSGTDAQVVAQAAKQAPQLLSAVSSASSMWVANAATVSPSADSADGRVHLSVANLNNKFHRAIEAPTTANLLRAIFRDGDRFSVHDALPQVAMFGDEGAANHNRFSRGYGAAGVQMFVYGRSERGGVAPTRYPARQTLEASEAVARLHQLDPTRTVFAQQNPAVIDQGVFHNDVIAVSNQQALFCHQQAFLNQPQLLAELAGKLPGFTAIEVPENRVRVADAVSTYLFNSQLLSKPDGKMLLVLPEEARRHAGVWGWLNELIASGSPIDELKVFDLRESMFNGGGPACLRLRVVLDETEQAAVNPAVMMNDRLFRTLNDWVDRHYRDRLSQADLADPQLLLEGREALDELTKLLNLGNVYRFQQ from the coding sequence ATGAGCGCCCGTGAAGTCAATTTTGATGGGTTGCCGGGGTTAACCCATCATTATGCCGGATTGTCGTTCGGTAATGAGGCCTCAACCCGCAACCAGCATCAGCAGTCTAATCCGAAACTCGCCGCGAAGCAGGGGCTGGTTAAGATGAAGACGCTGGCCGATCTCGGTTTTGCGCAGGGGGTTATCCCGCCTCACGAGCGGCCAAACGTCGAGGCGCTGCGCCAGATCGGTTTCAGCGGAACCGATGCGCAGGTGGTGGCTCAGGCGGCAAAACAGGCCCCGCAGCTGCTGTCAGCGGTCAGTTCGGCGTCGTCGATGTGGGTGGCGAATGCCGCCACGGTTTCCCCGTCGGCGGACAGCGCCGATGGTCGGGTGCATCTCTCCGTGGCTAACCTGAATAACAAGTTTCACCGGGCGATAGAAGCACCGACCACGGCGAATCTGCTGCGTGCCATTTTCCGCGATGGCGATCGTTTCTCGGTACATGACGCGCTGCCGCAGGTGGCGATGTTTGGTGACGAGGGTGCGGCAAACCACAATCGTTTCAGCCGCGGCTACGGCGCCGCGGGCGTGCAGATGTTTGTCTATGGCCGCAGCGAGCGTGGCGGCGTGGCGCCAACGCGCTATCCGGCCCGCCAGACGCTGGAAGCCAGCGAAGCGGTGGCGCGCCTGCATCAGCTCGATCCGACCCGTACCGTATTTGCCCAGCAGAACCCGGCGGTGATCGACCAGGGCGTATTCCATAATGATGTGATCGCCGTGAGTAATCAGCAGGCGCTGTTCTGTCATCAGCAGGCGTTTCTAAATCAGCCGCAGCTTCTGGCCGAGCTGGCCGGGAAACTGCCTGGCTTCACCGCGATCGAGGTGCCGGAGAATCGCGTCAGAGTGGCGGATGCGGTGTCCACCTATCTGTTCAACAGCCAGCTGCTGAGCAAGCCGGATGGCAAAATGCTGCTGGTGTTGCCGGAAGAGGCGCGTCGCCATGCGGGCGTCTGGGGCTGGCTCAACGAGCTGATCGCCAGCGGAAGCCCGATTGACGAGCTGAAGGTGTTCGATCTGCGGGAAAGTATGTTCAACGGCGGTGGCCCGGCCTGCCTGCGTCTGCGGGTGGTGCTGGATGAAACAGAGCAGGCGGCGGTGAATCCTGCGGTGATGATGAACGATCGGCTGTTCCGCACGCTGAACGACTGGGTCGATCGACACTATCGCGATCGGCTGTCGCAGGCCGATCTCGCCGACCCGCAGCTGTTGCTGGAAGGGCGCGAGGCACTTGACGAACTGACTAAGCTGCTAAACTTAGGCAATGTATACCGTTTTCAGCAGTAA
- the astE gene encoding succinylglutamate desuccinylase yields the protein MQDFLTLTLAGERPTAVTGRNAQLSWRWIDEGILELTPHGPAPMALVISTGIHGNETAPVEIVDRLLNTLLRGETPLVARLLVIYGNPAALRQNKRYVHGDMNRMFGGRWQQYEDCPEARRAWRLEQAMENFWQVSEHDEVRWHIDMHTAIRGSYHPRFGVMPQRETPWPDDFLHWLGAAGLEALVFHRAPGGTYTHYSGHHFHAASCTLELGKAQPFGHNDLAQFSAADRALSALVSGGTLPDVSTPPLRYRVSQQITRHSDRFVLHMGAETLNFTAFAQGTLLAEDGDTQYYVQQAREYVLFPNPNVAEGLRAGLMLVAENASEIIEVSEAEVGGVLSPPA from the coding sequence ATGCAAGATTTCCTCACCTTAACTCTCGCCGGTGAACGGCCCACCGCCGTTACCGGGCGCAATGCGCAGCTGAGCTGGCGGTGGATCGATGAAGGGATCCTGGAGCTGACGCCGCACGGGCCGGCACCGATGGCGCTGGTGATCTCCACCGGCATCCACGGTAATGAAACGGCTCCCGTTGAAATTGTCGATCGGCTGTTAAATACGCTGCTGCGCGGTGAGACGCCGCTGGTGGCGCGCCTGCTGGTGATTTACGGTAATCCGGCGGCTCTGCGGCAGAATAAGCGCTATGTGCATGGCGATATGAACCGGATGTTTGGCGGCCGGTGGCAGCAGTATGAGGACTGCCCGGAGGCGCGCCGAGCCTGGCGTCTGGAGCAGGCGATGGAGAATTTCTGGCAGGTGAGCGAGCATGATGAAGTTCGCTGGCATATCGATATGCATACGGCGATCCGGGGTTCGTATCATCCGCGCTTCGGCGTGATGCCGCAGCGTGAAACGCCGTGGCCGGATGATTTTCTTCACTGGCTGGGTGCGGCAGGGCTGGAGGCGCTGGTGTTCCACCGCGCACCGGGGGGAACCTATACCCACTACAGCGGCCATCATTTTCATGCGGCAAGCTGTACGCTGGAGCTGGGTAAGGCGCAGCCGTTTGGCCACAACGATCTGGCGCAGTTTTCCGCCGCCGATCGGGCGCTGAGCGCGCTGGTCAGCGGCGGCACGCTGCCCGATGTTTCCACTCCGCCGCTGCGCTACCGCGTTTCGCAGCAGATTACCCGGCATTCGGATCGGTTTGTGCTGCATATGGGGGCAGAGACGCTGAACTTTACCGCGTTTGCGCAGGGGACGCTGCTGGCCGAAGACGGCGACACGCAGTATTACGTTCAGCAGGCGCGGGAGTACGTTCTGTTCCCGAATCCGAACGTGGCGGAGGGGCTGCGGGCCGGGCTGATGCTGGTGGCGGAGAATGCCAGCGAGATTATTGAGGTGTCTGAGGCCGAGGTGGGTGGCGTTTTGAGTCCGCCGGCGTGA
- the spy gene encoding ATP-independent periplasmic protein-refolding chaperone Spy, whose product MRKLTSLIVAATLAVGAANIVHAANDNLTPPPAGGDKPMMHKPPRHGGGMHDMFKGLNLTDAQKQQIRTIMKESHKDMKRPSLEERRAMHNIIASDSFDRTKAEAQATQMSANGKARALSMLETQNKMYNVLTPEQKKQFNQNFEKRLTEKPQHEGKMPPADD is encoded by the coding sequence ATGCGTAAATTAACTTCCCTGATTGTTGCTGCCACGCTGGCAGTAGGTGCGGCAAATATCGTTCATGCTGCAAACGACAACCTGACTCCGCCTCCTGCCGGCGGCGACAAACCGATGATGCATAAGCCACCTCGCCACGGCGGTGGAATGCACGATATGTTTAAAGGTCTGAATCTGACCGATGCGCAGAAGCAGCAGATCCGCACCATCATGAAAGAATCGCACAAGGACATGAAGCGCCCGTCGCTGGAAGAGCGCCGCGCCATGCACAACATCATTGCTTCCGACAGCTTCGACCGCACGAAAGCTGAAGCGCAGGCAACGCAGATGTCCGCCAACGGAAAAGCGCGCGCGCTGTCCATGCTGGAAACTCAGAACAAAATGTATAACGTGCTGACGCCTGAGCAGAAAAAACAGTTCAATCAGAACTTTGAGAAACGTCTGACTGAAAAACCGCAGCATGAAGGTAAAATGCCTCCTGCAGACGACTAA
- the cho gene encoding excinuclease Cho — protein MVKKIVSHRLEFEAAAIYQYPEHLRPWIDDLPNLPGVYTFHGDSDSLPLYIGKSVNIRSRVMSHLRTADEAKMLRQSTRISFITTAGELGALLLEAQMIKIQQPLFNKRLRKNRQLCALQLVNQRPQVVYAKEVDFSHTPNLFGLYANRRAALQHLQKIADEQQLCYGLLGMEPLSAGRGCFRSALRRCAGACCGKESVEAHQQRLLAALEAVRVNCWPWPGAVGVIEEGVNQKQIHVINNWLYLGSVSEIAEASALCTALPGFDSDGYKILSKPLIGGKLPIVAL, from the coding sequence GTGGTCAAAAAAATCGTCAGCCATCGCCTGGAATTTGAGGCGGCGGCAATCTATCAGTATCCCGAGCATCTGCGCCCGTGGATAGACGATCTCCCCAACCTGCCCGGCGTGTATACCTTCCACGGCGACAGCGACAGCCTGCCGCTCTACATTGGTAAAAGCGTCAATATTCGTAGCCGGGTGATGTCGCATCTGCGCACCGCCGATGAGGCAAAAATGCTGCGTCAGTCGACGCGCATCAGCTTTATTACGACCGCCGGCGAGCTGGGCGCTCTGCTGCTGGAAGCTCAGATGATTAAGATCCAGCAGCCGCTGTTTAACAAACGTCTGCGAAAGAATCGCCAGCTCTGCGCCCTGCAGCTGGTCAATCAGCGTCCTCAGGTGGTGTATGCCAAAGAGGTCGATTTCTCGCATACGCCAAATCTGTTCGGCCTGTACGCCAATCGCCGTGCGGCACTCCAGCATTTACAGAAAATAGCCGACGAGCAGCAGCTATGCTACGGGCTGCTGGGGATGGAGCCGCTGAGCGCCGGTCGCGGCTGTTTCCGCTCGGCGCTGCGGCGCTGTGCCGGAGCCTGCTGTGGCAAGGAAAGCGTGGAAGCGCATCAGCAGCGGTTGCTGGCCGCGCTGGAAGCGGTACGAGTGAACTGCTGGCCGTGGCCGGGTGCCGTGGGCGTCATTGAAGAAGGCGTTAACCAGAAACAAATTCACGTGATTAATAACTGGCTCTACCTGGGTTCGGTCAGCGAGATTGCTGAGGCTTCGGCACTCTGTACCGCGCTACCGGGGTTCGACAGCGACGGCTACAAGATCCTCAGCAAGCCGCTGATCGGCGGCAAACTGCCGATTGTGGCGCTCTGA
- the nadE gene encoding ammonia-dependent NAD(+) synthetase, which translates to MALQQDIIAALGVKPVIDAQAEIRISVEFLKSYLKTYPFLKTLVLGISGGQDSTLTGKLCQTAINELREETADTTYQFIAVRLPYGVQADEQDCQDAIGFIQPDRVLTVNIKQAVLASEQALRDAGITLSDFIRGNEKARERMKAQYSIAGMTAGVVVGTDHAAEALTGFFTKYGDGGTDINPIFRLNKGQGKQLLKALGCPEHLYLKQPTADLEDNRPGLQDEVALGVTYQLIDRYLEGETIDPAAAKIIEGWYQKTEHKRRTPITVFDDFWKK; encoded by the coding sequence ATGGCTCTGCAACAGGACATTATTGCGGCACTGGGTGTGAAACCGGTGATTGATGCACAGGCAGAAATTCGTATCAGCGTTGAATTTCTCAAATCCTACCTGAAAACGTATCCGTTTTTAAAAACGCTGGTGCTCGGCATCAGCGGCGGTCAGGACTCAACGCTAACCGGAAAACTGTGCCAGACCGCGATTAACGAACTGCGCGAAGAAACGGCGGATACCACCTATCAGTTCATTGCCGTCCGTCTGCCTTATGGCGTTCAGGCCGATGAGCAGGACTGCCAGGACGCCATCGGCTTTATCCAGCCGGACCGCGTCCTGACGGTGAATATCAAGCAGGCGGTGCTGGCGAGCGAGCAGGCGCTGCGCGATGCCGGTATCACGCTGTCTGATTTCATTCGCGGCAATGAAAAAGCGCGTGAACGCATGAAAGCCCAGTACAGCATTGCCGGCATGACGGCGGGCGTCGTTGTGGGAACCGACCATGCGGCCGAAGCGCTGACCGGCTTCTTCACCAAGTACGGCGATGGCGGCACCGACATCAACCCGATTTTCCGCCTGAACAAGGGACAGGGAAAGCAGCTGCTCAAAGCGCTGGGGTGCCCGGAACACCTGTACCTCAAACAGCCGACCGCCGATCTGGAAGATAACCGCCCGGGTCTGCAGGATGAAGTGGCGCTGGGCGTTACCTATCAGCTCATTGACCGCTACCTGGAAGGGGAAACCATCGACCCGGCGGCGGCGAAAATCATCGAAGGCTGGTATCAGAAGACCGAGCACAAACGCCGCACCCCGATCACCGTGTTTGATGATTTCTGGAAAAAATAA
- a CDS encoding multidrug effflux MFS transporter, which translates to MTPASPNRLGYAITLGLLAALGPLCIDLYLPALPELANDLQTPTATAQLSLTAGLLGLGLGQLFFGPLSDKYGRIRPLLLSLVLLLIASVGCALAQDIHQLLLARLFEGMAGAGGAVLSRAIARDMYTGHELTRFFALLMLVNGLAPIAAPVMGGALMTFLNWRGLFMALAVIAVLLFVLAKLKLHETLAPERRSQGSILSAWAALGQVIAHRPFMGFCLTQGFMMSGMFAYIGASPFVLQEIYHLSPQAFSFCFAANGVGLIIASQVSARLSPLWGEYRVLKGGLVLAFISSATLLLAGLTAAALPLVLIALFFSVASNGVISVTASSLAMQSQGHRAGSASAVLGVAMFTLGGISVPVTGIGGTSVMTMAATIFGCYMLAIVMFTLLAQKPKKV; encoded by the coding sequence ATGACACCTGCATCTCCCAATCGTCTTGGCTACGCCATTACGCTCGGTCTTCTGGCGGCGCTCGGCCCGCTGTGTATTGACCTGTACCTGCCGGCGCTGCCGGAACTCGCCAACGATCTGCAAACGCCCACGGCCACGGCACAGCTCAGCCTGACTGCCGGACTACTCGGGCTGGGCCTGGGGCAGCTGTTCTTTGGGCCGCTCAGCGATAAGTACGGCCGCATTCGTCCGCTGCTGCTGTCGCTGGTTCTGCTGCTGATTGCGTCCGTGGGGTGCGCGCTGGCGCAGGATATTCACCAGCTGCTGCTGGCACGGCTGTTTGAAGGCATGGCCGGTGCGGGCGGTGCCGTACTGTCGCGCGCGATTGCCCGCGATATGTACACCGGACATGAGCTGACGCGCTTTTTCGCCCTGCTGATGCTGGTGAACGGCCTGGCCCCGATTGCTGCACCGGTGATGGGCGGCGCGCTGATGACCTTCCTCAACTGGCGCGGCCTGTTTATGGCGCTGGCCGTCATTGCCGTACTGTTGTTTGTTCTGGCAAAACTGAAGCTGCATGAAACGCTGGCCCCCGAACGTCGAAGCCAGGGCAGTATTCTGTCCGCCTGGGCGGCGCTGGGACAGGTGATCGCCCACCGTCCGTTTATGGGCTTCTGCCTGACCCAGGGCTTTATGATGTCGGGAATGTTTGCCTATATCGGTGCGTCGCCGTTTGTCCTGCAGGAGATCTATCACCTGTCGCCGCAGGCATTCAGCTTCTGCTTCGCCGCGAACGGCGTCGGCCTGATTATTGCATCACAGGTTAGCGCACGTCTCAGCCCGCTGTGGGGCGAGTACCGGGTGCTCAAGGGCGGCCTGGTGCTGGCATTTATCTCTTCCGCCACCCTGCTGCTGGCCGGTCTGACAGCCGCCGCGCTGCCCCTGGTGCTGATTGCCCTGTTCTTCAGCGTGGCCAGCAACGGTGTGATTTCGGTCACCGCCTCCTCGCTGGCGATGCAAAGCCAGGGGCATCGGGCCGGGAGCGCGTCCGCGGTGCTGGGCGTGGCGATGTTCACCCTTGGGGGCATCAGCGTGCCGGTGACCGGCATCGGTGGAACCTCGGTGATGACCATGGCGGCGACCATCTTTGGCTGCTACATGCTGGCTATCGTGATGTTTACGCTGCTGGCGCAAAAGCCGAAAAAAGTCTGA
- a CDS encoding TetR/AcrR family transcriptional regulator has protein sequence MQNEAREARHRIRQDEIIIAARRCFRQHGFHAASMSQLASEAQLSVGQIYRYFSSKDAIIEEIIRRIIGLRIQEMIGTSKSIQLPKLLAWRCVLNEDDEALMLEVAAEATRNPRVAQMMQEADERIFSQACAHVKQAYPHFSDERIRGCVEVLAVMVEGTSHRRLTPQKASAETLYPLYQQIHHLLFHSEDS, from the coding sequence ATGCAAAACGAAGCGCGGGAAGCCCGACACCGAATCCGGCAGGATGAAATTATCATCGCCGCGCGGCGCTGTTTTCGTCAGCATGGTTTTCATGCCGCCAGCATGTCGCAGCTGGCCTCTGAGGCTCAGCTCAGCGTGGGGCAAATTTATCGTTATTTCTCCAGCAAAGACGCCATCATTGAGGAAATTATCAGACGGATTATCGGCCTGCGCATTCAGGAAATGATCGGCACGAGCAAGAGCATCCAGTTGCCAAAACTGCTGGCCTGGCGCTGCGTCCTGAATGAGGATGACGAGGCGCTTATGCTGGAAGTGGCCGCTGAAGCCACCCGTAATCCGCGCGTGGCGCAGATGATGCAGGAGGCCGATGAGCGCATCTTCAGCCAGGCCTGCGCCCACGTCAAACAGGCGTATCCCCACTTCAGCGACGAGCGGATCCGCGGCTGTGTGGAAGTCCTCGCCGTGATGGTTGAAGGCACCTCTCATCGCCGACTGACGCCGCAGAAAGCGTCAGCGGAAACACTTTACCCACTGTATCAACAGATCCACCACCTGCTATTTCATTCAGAGGATTCATGA
- the osmE gene encoding osmotically-inducible lipoprotein OsmE, whose amino-acid sequence MRKLTGLMGAALTLAVLSGCTAYDRAESYVTKPVVQDVKKGMTRQQVRDIAGPPSTEITMVHARGTCQTYVLGERDGKQQTYFVSYGDTGTVMNYGFQSCKEYDTDPQAAK is encoded by the coding sequence ATGCGTAAATTGACGGGATTGATGGGTGCTGCTTTAACGCTGGCCGTTTTATCAGGCTGTACCGCTTACGATCGTGCCGAAAGCTATGTCACCAAGCCGGTGGTACAGGATGTGAAAAAAGGTATGACCCGCCAGCAGGTCCGTGACATTGCGGGGCCGCCTTCAACCGAAATTACGATGGTTCACGCTCGCGGTACCTGCCAGACCTATGTTCTGGGTGAGCGTGATGGCAAACAGCAGACCTATTTCGTGAGCTACGGCGATACCGGAACAGTCATGAACTACGGCTTCCAGAGCTGTAAAGAATACGATACCGATCCGCAGGCGGCTAAGTAA
- a CDS encoding DUF6515 family protein, translating into MKKVMTTLLAFTLLAPVLASAHPGGWGPPGPGPGWHGGGPGRLSFLPDAAAAVLIGGLTYYVLNGNYYQRQNDNTYVVVDRPVDRVTDMRALDYNGERFYVQDGHYYRRNINGEYLEVPRPPGL; encoded by the coding sequence ATGAAAAAGGTGATGACCACCCTGCTCGCCTTCACGCTGCTTGCCCCGGTGCTGGCATCTGCACATCCGGGAGGCTGGGGTCCACCTGGCCCTGGGCCGGGCTGGCACGGTGGCGGACCAGGAAGACTGTCGTTCCTGCCTGACGCGGCGGCGGCAGTGCTGATCGGCGGGCTGACCTACTATGTCCTTAACGGCAACTATTATCAGCGCCAAAACGATAACACCTACGTGGTGGTCGATCGCCCGGTGGATCGGGTAACGGATATGCGCGCGCTGGATTACAACGGTGAACGTTTCTACGTTCAGGATGGCCACTACTACCGTCGCAACATTAACGGAGAGTATCTGGAAGTCCCCCGGCCGCCGGGGCTGTAG
- a CDS encoding L-cystine transporter, translating to MNFPLIINLVAFVALLLLLAKTGRRGWSLSKKVLVGLVVGVLFGLALHTIYGENSEVIKQSVSWFNLVGNGYVQLLQMIIMPLVFASILSAVARLHNASSLGKISVLTIGVLLFTTAISAAVGVLVTWLFGLNASGLVQGVQETARLTAIQNNYVGKVADLSAPQLLLSFIPKNPFADLTGANPTSIISVVIFAAFLGVAAIQLLKDDAEKGQRVLKAIDTLQSWVMKLVRLIMKLTPYGVMALMTKVVATSNLSDIIKLGSFVLASYLGLAIMFAVHALLLSVNGVNPLRFFRKVWPVITFAFTSRSSAATIPLSVEAQTRRLGVPESIASFAASFGATIGQNGCAGLYPAMLAVMVAPTIGINPFDPVWIATLVGIVTLSSAGVAGVGGGATFAALIVLPAMGLPVTLVALLISIEPLIDMGRTALNVNGSMTAGTLTSQWLKQTDKQIMNTDADNDAELAHR from the coding sequence ATGAATTTCCCGCTCATTATTAACCTGGTGGCTTTCGTCGCCCTGTTACTATTGCTGGCAAAAACCGGCCGCCGCGGCTGGAGCCTGTCAAAGAAAGTCCTCGTCGGCCTGGTGGTTGGCGTACTGTTCGGCCTGGCCCTGCATACCATTTACGGTGAGAACAGCGAGGTGATTAAACAATCCGTCAGCTGGTTCAACCTCGTCGGAAATGGCTATGTCCAGCTGCTGCAAATGATCATTATGCCGCTGGTATTCGCCTCCATCCTCAGTGCCGTTGCCCGTCTGCATAATGCTTCATCGCTGGGTAAAATCAGCGTACTGACGATCGGCGTCCTGCTGTTTACCACCGCCATTTCCGCGGCGGTTGGCGTGCTGGTCACCTGGCTGTTCGGCCTGAATGCCAGCGGACTGGTTCAGGGCGTGCAGGAAACCGCACGGCTGACGGCGATTCAGAACAACTACGTGGGCAAGGTCGCCGATCTCAGCGCCCCGCAGCTGCTGCTTTCCTTTATCCCTAAAAACCCGTTTGCCGATTTGACCGGTGCAAACCCAACGTCAATTATCAGCGTGGTGATTTTTGCCGCCTTCCTCGGCGTGGCTGCCATTCAGCTGTTGAAGGATGATGCGGAAAAAGGCCAGCGCGTACTGAAAGCTATCGACACCCTGCAGTCCTGGGTCATGAAGCTGGTTCGCCTGATTATGAAGCTGACGCCTTACGGCGTGATGGCGCTGATGACCAAGGTGGTGGCCACCTCTAACCTCAGCGACATTATCAAGCTGGGCAGTTTTGTACTGGCTTCCTATCTGGGCCTGGCCATTATGTTTGCGGTTCACGCCCTGCTGCTGTCGGTTAACGGCGTCAATCCCCTGCGCTTCTTCCGTAAAGTGTGGCCGGTGATTACCTTTGCCTTCACCAGCCGCTCCAGCGCCGCCACGATCCCACTGAGCGTGGAAGCCCAGACGCGCCGTCTTGGCGTGCCGGAGTCGATTGCCAGCTTTGCCGCCTCCTTTGGTGCCACCATCGGTCAGAACGGTTGTGCGGGCCTCTACCCGGCGATGCTGGCGGTGATGGTTGCGCCAACCATCGGCATTAACCCGTTCGACCCGGTGTGGATAGCTACCCTCGTCGGTATCGTTACGCTGAGTTCTGCAGGCGTTGCCGGCGTGGGCGGCGGAGCGACCTTCGCCGCGCTGATTGTGCTGCCGGCCATGGGCCTGCCGGTGACGCTGGTTGCGCTGCTGATTTCCATTGAACCACTGATTGATATGGGCCGTACTGCGCTTAACGTCAACGGTTCAATGACTGCCGGTACGCTGACCAGCCAGTGGCTGAAGCAGACCGACAAGCAGATTATGAACACCGATGCGGACAACGATGCCGAGCTGGCTCACCGCTGA
- a CDS encoding metal-dependent hydrolase yields MTAEGHLIFAIASAIFAKRAELTPVLASADWWHIIPAALLTCLLPDIDHPKSLLGQRLKWLSQPIARAFGHRGFTHSLLAVAGGVALLQMKLPAGWIIPADAFQGMILGYLSHILADMLTPAGVPLLWPCRWRFRLPLLNSQKGNQLERMLCLALVGYAIFFPAGTQHFGAGGWPSTVINTVQNSISRIINAQPE; encoded by the coding sequence ATGACGGCCGAAGGCCATCTCATTTTTGCCATTGCCAGCGCAATTTTTGCTAAGCGCGCCGAACTGACTCCGGTTCTGGCCAGCGCGGACTGGTGGCACATAATCCCTGCTGCGTTACTGACCTGCCTGCTTCCCGATATCGATCATCCGAAGTCGCTGCTCGGCCAGCGGCTGAAATGGCTGTCACAGCCCATTGCAAGAGCGTTTGGCCATCGGGGGTTTACCCACAGCCTGCTGGCCGTTGCCGGAGGCGTGGCCCTGCTGCAGATGAAGCTGCCTGCGGGGTGGATTATCCCCGCGGATGCGTTCCAGGGAATGATTTTAGGTTATCTCAGCCATATTCTTGCCGATATGCTGACGCCCGCCGGCGTGCCGCTGCTCTGGCCCTGCCGCTGGCGTTTCCGACTGCCACTGCTTAACAGTCAGAAAGGCAATCAGCTGGAGCGCATGCTTTGCCTGGCTCTGGTGGGCTACGCCATCTTTTTCCCGGCGGGTACGCAACATTTTGGTGCAGGCGGCTGGCCCAGCACCGTCATTAATACCGTGCAAAATAGCATCAGCCGGATAATTAACGCTCAACCTGAGTAA